Genomic DNA from Solanum dulcamara chromosome 4, daSolDulc1.2, whole genome shotgun sequence:
TCGCATTTCTATACCGAATGAAAGAATCAATACAGGTGACAAATTCAAACCACCAGCAGTACAAATGCTGCGAGAAAGGGTGTTTCATCTTACCAAAGAAAATGTCTCCAAGCTAAAAGCAAAGGCCAATCTTGAAATGAACACCACCAAGATTTCTTCTCTTCAAGCTGTGTTGGCTCACGTTTGGGTATCCGTGATACGTAATCGTAGTCTCGATCACAACCAAGAAACTACTTTTGAGGTATCCATTAACATGAGGGAAAGACTAAATCCCCCATTAACTGAAGGGTACTTTGGTAATGCAATTTACCCTGTTACCATAACGATCAAGACGGGAGAACTGCTCGAGCACGGATTGGGATGGGCTGCTTTACAAATTAATGAGACGATTGCTTCCCATGACCATGAAAAGTTGAAGTGCATATACGAGAATTGGATGAACGACCCTGAGGTACAAAAATTGGGCGATTTGCCAAGCAATTACTTTATGCTGCACAACTCCCCACGATTCGATTTTTATAAGTATGATTTTGGCTGGGGAAAGCCGATTGCACATAGAAGTGGCGTGGGAAACATGTTAGATGGAAAAATAACAGTGTCACCTGGACTAAAAGAAGGGAGCATAATTCTTGAGATTTGCCTTTCTTCAGAGACAATACAAGCATTGGAGGAAGACATAATATTTAGGGAGTTTGTCAACAGTACACCAATTGTTGGTGTGGAACGAACAATTCGAGCTCGTATTTAAATGTTTTTAATGGCAATTCTAGTTAGATTATTTATGTGCATGAATAAGGAGAGAATGTAGTGTCTAAATAAGCTAAGCTTCTTTATCAATAGCAATAATATACCATAGAGGTGTTAAGTTGCGTCTCAGGGATGCTGCTTGTATGTGAGAAGCCTTTGTTTGAGAATTGAGAAGCTACATTGTTATCAAAGTTAGTACTACTATCTTTTGGGGCAAAAAATTTGTCTATTGCATCACATGCTTTATTAATTTCTACCCTTGTCGAGTTCAAAAAGTTTGAGCTCGGGAGGCAGGTTCGAGATTGCCGACGAGGTTTCCAGTTCAGGTCCAGTTACCGGCAACTTTTCCGATTAATAAGTTGTTCGGTCGCTGAACTCACTGATTTAACTTCAGATTTACCTAATACAGAGGTCCAATCATatctttattctatttattGCATGATTAAAGCTACTTttgcatttctttctattatgctTTGAAGAATTTGTTCCTTTACTTTGGATCATTCAGATTTCTGAATGAGATTAGAACATTTGTCTGCAGTTTCAAATAATTGTGAAGTTGTAATTAGTCTGATTTAGGTTACTCATACGACAGTTTGCCAAAATTATTTATCCTACTAAATacagagttttttttttttttttgagggggtggggtgggggtgttCAACTTTTTTTGTCAATTTTCCTAAGATAAATTGAACAATGGGATTTGAGccttattttattagttttattcATTAATGGGACCTCCCGATAACATGGATAGACAAATATTAGG
This window encodes:
- the LOC129885637 gene encoding uncharacterized acetyltransferase At3g50280-like, with product MATKVSIISTWTVKAAGHHPDNCKIIELTPWDILALQIDYAQSGLLYPMPTIEQVRDLSKSTNTSSLIDHLRVSLARALDFYPPFCGRLETTTEQSGTTSFFINCNNAGVEFNHAIADGVTIRDIIESNLVPHVVRDFFSLNGIQNQEATSQPCLAVQVTELVDGIFIGCTTNHVVADGTSHWNFYNSWAELSRGFNVISKIPFLKREFPFKIDHLSNRISIPNERINTGDKFKPPAVQMLRERVFHLTKENVSKLKAKANLEMNTTKISSLQAVLAHVWVSVIRNRSLDHNQETTFEVSINMRERLNPPLTEGYFGNAIYPVTITIKTGELLEHGLGWAALQINETIASHDHEKLKCIYENWMNDPEVQKLGDLPSNYFMLHNSPRFDFYKYDFGWGKPIAHRSGVGNMLDGKITVSPGLKEGSIILEICLSSETIQALEEDIIFREFVNSTPIVGVERTIRARI